TTTGGTCGGCTTgatttggtacccatccctaaattaGAACATTTTCTGCAAATTGTTCCAACTGTCAGTTAATGCTTCAAGAATCACAAATGCAAGCAGAAGACATCAAATAAGTCATTCGATGGAAGAATAAATAACAGTTCTTGTCACACTTACCCCTTCACAAGCTCAGGCTCATCACACGTGTTCGCAGTCATGAGAGACAGCAGCTCTCGAGTTTCCTCGTCCTTTTCATACTAAAACACAACATAATGAAAGTTTATATGAATGTCTTACAGGATTATTTTAGTCCAACTGGGAGTCTAAAGTCTGAATCTCCAGCTGATTGTTTATCGCCGTCCAACCTGCAACAGACCCTACCTCAAACTTGAGTTTGGTTCCGTTGATATCCACGTGGGAGCTCACACACTCCCCTACCACCATGCCCATGTTTCTGATGCGTACCACACTGCTGTCCAGGTGGCTCTGCATTCCACCCAGCATGCACTGCAACAAATCTAAAAAAGCACTAGCAATCTGCAAATTACTCCACATCAGTACAGAGAACGCTAGTCTGATTATATTTGCAGTGTAGCTAGTTCTGTTGTACCTGAGCGAAGCTCTTGTAGGTCAGAGTCCTTCAGCAGACTCACACTCAGCAGGAAGGCTTTGCTGACATAAAGCTGCTGCTCTACAGGAGTGTGTTTTACTGCACTGGGGTTCGCCCAGGCCTGCGACACAGACCGCACAAcctggtaacacacacacacacgtaatacgAGTTTTAGATGCTTCACTTTGGGCTGCCAACATCCGGTTGTAAGGCCAAACCTGAATAAGAAGCGGCCGTCGATCTCTGTCTGCAGCCAGGTAACCCAGTATCGTTTTCAAGACTTGAGTCTGAGTAAAACGGAAAAGAAAACAAGTGTTTTATATTAAGAGCAAATAGGATTTACTGCAACACAAGCTTCTGTATTACCTCATATTTATATTGTAGTAACAGAAGTTTATGAGTCAAGATAAACTGAGCCGTTTTATTTGTTAGAGCTAGATTTCCAATAACTCGGCTCAAAGCGTCCGGTCTGAAATAGAGGAAACGAGAGAAAAGGGTTTCATAAACGACCACAACTAAAGTTTACCGTGTTATTTACACCGACGGCTGACCCAGCCGGACCAACATACCCACTAACAGCCTGCACCAGCCCGGTGAGAACGACCTCCATCCAGCGCTGAGGaacgttctccagcagcttccaaCAAACCCTCTGCCACACCATGTCTGAGCGGGTGCAGACAGACAGCCGAGGAGCCATCACGGCCAGAACTGGGCCTGTGGAGGAGACAAATGGTTCTGTTTAATAGCGGGCACAGTAAATACCCAAAAATGCTTGTTGCTAAAGTCAACCCAGGGTTTGAAATACAACCATTTTCCATGAGAAAGCAGCAAAGATTCAAAAACACTAGTTTTACCCactttgttgttgcttttaaaaaaatatatatttgatgtccgtccgtccatccatccgtccgtccatccatccatccatccatccactctctTCTGCTAATCTAGAGACAGGTTGCAGGGCAGTAGCCCAAGTAGAAAGGCCcagccttccctctccccagctacttgagtCAGCTTCTCCGGGGAacaccaaggcgttccctggccaggcaagaaacatagtccctccaacgtgtcctgggtattcctttaggtcttctcccagttggacgtgcctggaaaacctcaccagggaggtgtccaggaggcattctaatcACATGCCCGAGGgacctaaactggctcctctcaatgtgaaggagcagcggatctactctgagcccctcccagatgaccgagcttctcaccctatctctatgggAGCCCAGCCACCCTCCTGAGAAAACTCCTTTTTGGCCGTTTGTATCagagatctcgttctttcggtcattacccaaagcttgtgatcacagctgagggtaggaacgtagatcaaccagtaaatcgagagcttcttcgtctgactcagctctctcttcaccacggcagatcACTACAACACCCGTATCACCAATCCGTCCATCAATCTCCcgctccatcttttcctcactcgtgaacaagaccctgatatACTTACACTCCTCCGCTTGAGGCAGGACattatccctgacctggagaaggcattccacccttttctgATTGATGTActttaacttttgttttttcagttaTGTGTCAAGACATTTGTAGCGCCAatgccctatacactggcactacctgGTTGCTGTTGCTGTTGAATTTGTATAATTCTGTTGTTCCATTTAGTGACATATTACCCCATATAGAAACAATTACCTTTTCCATGATTACTGCACAGAAACACaacagtgagatgagatgaagttgAGATATGTTTGATAAGAATTGATACACATTTCCAAACTGAACCTGACTTTCAAATATAATTTGTTCCCACATGATGTTCCATTATTAtgttaaaacagaaaaacataaTGTCTGGCTGGTTTGAATCCCATCACATAAATGATAATTATTGGTGGGTTCATGAATTACCAAAGAGTCTGAAGCATGGAGGCCACCACTAAACAAGCTTACATTATCTGTACAGATTCAAAGAAAAGGAATCAAACTCACCACTGTGCCCCTGGATGCACACTTTTCCAAGTGTTTGAGCCAGAAAACTCAGAGAACAGTCCGTTCCGCCTGTGGATGACAACACAAGCTACACAAAACAGACATATATACATTTTATTATTATGCATAATAAAAGTTTTGAACAGACGGTGACCTCTGAGAGTCTGGCAGGTTCTCTCCAGCGCTGTCAGCATCTCTGTCGCTAGAAGTGAGTAATACTGCTGGGGAAGGAAAAGGGGTCTAATGTTGGGATGCAACTTGTTGGCTGTGATGTCCGGCAGCGCGCTTATACGACCTAGCAAAGTCTCTCTGAGCTGGGGGGAGTCTGAGGGAGCTGATCGGAGGCAGTAGGACCACAGCAGGTCAGCTAGACGATGACTCTGAAGGAACCTTTCAGTGATGCTGACCAGGTGGTCCAGACCTGCGGACGATCTGAGAGACAGAGAGGGCATGTGAGCATCAGAGGACAAGGGACACAATAGCTGACACGTCTACTCTCAGATTCATCTCACCTCAGCTCTGTTATTGCATCCATCAACACCAATAGGGCCTGGTCGGGAGGACCTTTGACGAACAGGTCGTCCCACAAGTCTCTGCGGTGTGCGGCTGAGAGGCTGTGCAGCCAGTCTGAGTGGAtgttgctgaccagaaactgaagGGTTCGACTGTAGTGGACTCTCCTGAACTCCTCCCGCTGAGCCGATGTGGTGTTACTCTGCGATGCATCATCCAAGTGTGAGTTAAGGGTCTGAAGAGCAGCGACTACGTCTTTATGGTCCGCGGAGGAAGCGAGAGTCCGGAAACACTGAGTCACTGTGAGTCGGACAGCAGCATTCATCGAGCCTTGCTCCATGGTATTAGAAAAGATAAACAACAGCTACCGTCACTTTTAGAAAAATAACACGCACAAAATTATTACATAAGTAAATAAACATCACAATATTTGGCCCATTGTCAATAAGGAAATGAAAAGACTCGAGTATGTATGCTAAAGTCTGAAAACACAGCCACGCTGAGTCTGTTAGCCGGATAAATCCACTGTTGCTAAAATGTAACAGGAAAAAATACAAATAAGATATAAGATAATAAATGAAATATACAGCGCGGTCGCTGTAATAAGACAAatatttaacagttgatatttgctGTTCAAACTCGGTGGGAAAACGTGACGCCACGGAACCCGGTGTGCTTCACCAAAATATATCCGTCCGGAGCAAAACGGCAATCTTTGGTTCCGGGCTTGAATGTAGCGTTCAAGAAGCCAAAATTAAGCCAGTTTACTCTACCATACCAATTAATTTTATAATaacgcggtgtgtgtgtgtgtgtgtgtgtgtgtgtgtgtgtgtgtgtgtgtgtgtgtgtgtgtgtgtgtgtgtgtgtgtgtgttttcaggtcATGTGAAAAAGTTTTGAAATATGCCAAAAAAAACGTACTTTTATTTATTTGGATATTTGACATTTGggactgtgtgtatgtgtgttgagaTTTAACGTTGACACGTGAGCACTTAGATTTAAGGTAGGTTTAAAAATACTTACCTACATATTAAACACATTCTATTAAAAAGCATAAACACGACTAAAGAGGCGAGGATGAAATTAGACTTACAATGTAAATTTAGGCAGACAATTTTAGGATTTAATCAAGTAATGTCAGACACACCCGAGTTTCCAAATGAAATCCTTCGCAGAGGTGGTGGAGAAAAATGACTTGTAAAGGAGTCTGACTGAAACCAAAGATTTCtgggacttgactcagacttggacCTTTTCTCTTTTAAATATTGTATCCCTTACACAGAGAAAATGAGCAATATTTAGATTAAAATTCAGGATCAATATCCTCTTTTTTCAAATCAAATTGAATTTTATTTACTGCCAAATAAACTTTTCCAGAAACACTAATTTCAGGAAATTATTTATTACACTGTCATTAAAGGTTGGTCAAAATTAGGACAAAGCCTCAGGACTTGAGTGGATAAACATGACTTGTGACCTTTATTAAAGCATTTTGTTTTAAACTAATTTAAATAGTTTTTAATCACATAATATAATCCGTAATTCTCTTGGTCATCCTGCAGGTAGAGTTGTGTCTCCTTTGACAGTTTCTGCAGTTCAATTCTCAACCAGCAGGTGGGGCTGAGGGCAGCAAAAAGGAAGATGTGATGAGAGTTTGGAAAAATTTGTACAATAA
This Nothobranchius furzeri strain GRZ-AD chromosome 16, NfurGRZ-RIMD1, whole genome shotgun sequence DNA region includes the following protein-coding sequences:
- the telo2 gene encoding telomere length regulation protein TEL2 homolog, giving the protein MEQGSMNAAVRLTVTQCFRTLASSADHKDVVAALQTLNSHLDDASQSNTTSAQREEFRRVHYSRTLQFLVSNIHSDWLHSLSAAHRRDLWDDLFVKGPPDQALLVLMDAITELRSSAGLDHLVSITERFLQSHRLADLLWSYCLRSAPSDSPQLRETLLGRISALPDITANKLHPNIRPLFLPQQYYSLLATEMLTALERTCQTLRGGTDCSLSFLAQTLGKVCIQGHSGPVLAVMAPRLSVCTRSDMVWQRVCWKLLENVPQRWMEVVLTGLVQAVSGPDALSRVIGNLALTNKTAQFILTHKLLLLQYKYETQVLKTILGYLAADRDRRPLLIQVVRSVSQAWANPSAVKHTPVEQQLYVSKAFLLSVSLLKDSDLQELRSDLLQCMLGGMQSHLDSSVVRIRNMGMVVGECVSSHVDINGTKLKFEYEKDEETRELLSLMTANTCDEPELVKGADSPDDTGQTSTSAQESVSQNKSDKTNPGSDLDSDDDLTPYDMSADQKMSRASSPRYLRDCLENLISSDDAERVELSLRVAESLVRRNVFAAKEISVQMTKVLLHMEDKFNTSGFLRLRQATMVALTVTDCVPVTQYLTTEFYSLNYSLRQRLDILEVLALAAQELYTPITDAKLLTPGAAACTELTRHPKNDPVHWRQAVEKRIQSKTKCISKGASQPAVKPCPNRYAPVAGYFFFPLLRNYDKPEVTFDLLGSDHLVLGRLIHTLGLFMHLAVNAPMAAQMGCALLDFVWAVRYHADQMVRRGVLFAVCSVFLSMPSQNILLDLSDQLFETRTWLADVAEGDPDADCRSLAMQSLVLLDKSLKKQLQDQQAQSLES